TTGCTGTTATCAACAATTACATAAAGCAGCATATAGAGAAAGGCTTTAGCATGTATATCTACGATTTTAAATTCGACGACCTTTCATCCATTGCCTATAATCATTTACTGAAACACAGCGATAAATATAAAGTAAAACCGAAATTTTACATCATTAATTTTGATGATCCACGAAAAAGCCACCGATGTAATCCGTTAAATCCAAATTTCATGACAGATATTTCGGACGCTTATGAGGCTGCTTATACCATCATGTTGAATCTCAATCGAAGCTGGATACAAAAGCAGGGAGATTTCTTTGTCGAAAGCCCCATTATTCTTTTGGCCGCCATTATTTGGTTTTTAAAAATATACAAAGAAGGGATCTATTGTACATTTCCACACGCTATCGAACTGCTGAATAAAAAGTATGAAGATATATTTACAATATTAACTTCATATTCAGAGTTGGAAAACTATTTATCTCCTTTCATGGATGCCTGGCAGGGAGGTGCACAGGATCAGCTTCAGGGTCAGCTTGCTTCTGCAAAAATTCCATTATCGAGAATGATATCTCCACAGCTTTACTGGGTGATGACAGGAGATGATTTCTCTCTGGATATTAACAATCCGGAAGAACCAAAAATATTATGTGTAGGAAATAATCCTGATCGTCAGAATATTTATTCTACAGCCTTGGGATTGTATAATTCCAGGATTGTAAAGCTTATTAATAAAAAAGGCAGGCTTAAAAGTTCAGTGATTATAGATGAGTTACCTACTATTTATTTTAGGGGGCTTGATAATTTAATCGCAACAGCAAGAAGCAATAAAGTCTCAGTTTGTCTTGGATTCCAGGACTTTTCTCAATTGACCAGAGATTATGGGGATAAAGAAAGTAAGGTTATTCAAAACACCGTTGGAAATATTTTCAGCGGTCAAGTTGTGGGTGAAACCGCAAAAAGTCTATCGGAGCGTTTCGGAAAAGTACTTCAAAAAAGACAGAGCATATCCATTAACAGAAACGATACCTCAACATCAATTTCAACACAATTAGATAATTTAATTCCCGCATCTAAAATTTCCACCCTAACCCAAGGTTTTTTTGTGGGTGCTGTTTCAGATAATTTTGATCAGAGAATAGAACAGAAAATATTTCATTCTGAAATTGTTGTAGATAATGCAAAACTTTCGACCGAATTGAAAGATTATCATCCGATCCCGCAAATTCGTTCTTTTGATAATGAAGATTGTATGAAAACAGAAATAAACAAAAATTACAAGAAGGTTAAGACCGATATTCTTAGCATTATCACTGATGAGTTAGAAAGAATTAAAAATGATCCTGATTTACAACACTTAATCCAATAAATGAATTAAAAAGCCTCTGACCATTTTTCCAAGCTCCTGAGGCTTTTCAAATATAAAACAACAACTATTCACTTTCGTTGTTGACAAAGTGTTGGTTTAGATTATCACTGACCAATTGCAAAAACTTTGTAGGACCCTGTTTTCTGTTTCTAATTTCGAAAATTGTTTTATGAAAATTTCCCAGATCAGTATCCAAAGATTTTTCAACAAATTTGACCACTTCGCTTAATTCAATATTTCCTCCATTGAAACAACGCATATGATATAATGCATACACCAATTCGATTAGCCCTACTTTGGATGCAGACCAGGCCAATGGAGAAATGGCTTTTCCCTTCACAGTATCGATCAGATTTTCAATCTGTTTTTTTAAGTATTGATCAAACTGCTGATTGGCAATAAAGCGAGCAATCAGATGATCGTGCGAGGTGGTAAAACTGGCATCAAAATTATAAAACCCAAATGATAGCTTCATTTTCAGATCATAAGAATTGCGGACAAATATCTTATGATCGAGATAAGACGCATTACGTTTGTAATAGCTGTAAAATTCGGATTGTGAGACATAGAAATTCTTGAGTTTCTCCTGCTCTGCTTCATAATATTTCTTGAGCACCTTTTTGCCGGCTGCAGGTTTATGTGATTCAAGATCCAAAATGGTTGAGTAATAAATAAACTTGGAGATAAACTCAGGCTTCAATTTCTTAAAGAAATAAACCTCTTCAGACAGACTCTCAAAATGATGGTTTGAAATCATTTCCTTTAACGTTCTGATAGACTCATCGATAAGAATCAATGACTTTTCTGAAACCTTCACCATATCCTGATCATCGTCATAGACTTCATGAATTTTTAGCTCTAAGTCATCATGTAATTTTTTAATTTTTCTAAAAAGAGTTTTTGTTACCATGTCCTTTTTTTAGAAATTTACAAAAAAACGTTTAGCAGGAATATAATCAACTGATTCCCAACTCCTGTTTTCGTTTTTTAATATAATCCGTAGGACGTATACCGTTAATTTCATAAAACAGATTAGAAAAATTTTGACGTGCAGCAATGCCACATTCATCTGCTAGAGCTTCAATTCGGTAGTTAAGAAATTTATTGTTTGTATTCAGCAGATCTGTGATATAATTGATCCTAAGTTCTGCCATGTATTTATTAAAATTCATTCCTTTATTTTCGTTGATATATACTGACAGATAATGAGAATTGGTTCCTAATTTCACAGCAATACTATTCTGTGTAAGGCCTTTCTTTTTAAATTGTAATTCCTGCTCAAATTTTTCAAGCTTTTCCCTTATTTCTAAAGTCATTTCAGGAGTTAGGAAGGTTTTCCGAAGTGAATGTTCATCCAGTTCTTCCTTCTCAATATCACTAATTTTGTAAGTGCCATCCGCTATTCTCTTCTGTAAAAGGTTATATTGCTTTTTAATTTTTTGATCCTTTCTGTATCGTACAACAAAAAATGTTAAAACAATACTGCCAGAAAAAATTAAAATTTTAGCATATATCATTTTTTTCTTTCCTGATTTCTCAATATCATCTTTTTGCTCGATCAGCGTTTGGCGGTCATAATCTTTATGAAGCTTAGAAGAAAGATAAGGGTAGTCTTTAGAAATAATACTGTCTGCTTTAAGCAATTGATTGGTAAAATATAGCTGCTTATTGACATCTTTATTTCGGTAATATTCAATGAGATATTTATAGCTACTATAAACTTCAGGGAGCACAAATTCATGCTTTTCAAAAATGGAATCTATTCTGTTATAGTATTTAATAGCAATCTCAGGATCATTTTCAGCTTCGGAAATTTTACCCAGGTAATAGTAGATTACCGTAGACCAGGCAAAATCATTGCGCTTTAAAATAATGGGTAAAGATTTTTCCAAATCAACCCTCGCCTCCTTAAAATTTTTCTTTTGAAATTTTAAAATCCCTATGCATTTTAAAAAGTAACTATTCTCCAAAGCAAAATCATGATCCTTTTCAGTAAGCCTATACCCCAGTTGGCTCAGACTGTCGCTTTTAGTAAAATTCATCAAATAACGATTAATAATCGTAATTTGATGAAGGGTGTTCAGATAACCTTTATTGTAGTTAAACTGGTCATTGACATGATTTTTTTCTTTTAACTTCTTGTCGTAATAAGTGAGGCAGTCTTCAAAATGTTCAAGAGCTTCGTCGTAATAGCCCAGATGT
This genomic interval from Chryseobacterium joostei contains the following:
- the mobC gene encoding conjugal transfer protein MobC, encoding MQGEDDLRGLAKIMAFMRAVSILLVLMHLYWFCYRFFLERGWTLEIINKILANFDRTAGLFSHPLYTKVFAVVLLALSCLGTKGVKNEKITWSKIFLAISIGFVLFFLNTPLLHLSQETAIFLYFITISLGYIALLMSGVWMTRLLSIHLTDDVFNNENESFWQETKLVENEYSINLPTQFYYKGKWNKGWINIINPFRASIVLGTPGSGKSFAVINNYIKQHIEKGFSMYIYDFKFDDLSSIAYNHLLKHSDKYKVKPKFYIINFDDPRKSHRCNPLNPNFMTDISDAYEAAYTIMLNLNRSWIQKQGDFFVESPIILLAAIIWFLKIYKEGIYCTFPHAIELLNKKYEDIFTILTSYSELENYLSPFMDAWQGGAQDQLQGQLASAKIPLSRMISPQLYWVMTGDDFSLDINNPEEPKILCVGNNPDRQNIYSTALGLYNSRIVKLINKKGRLKSSVIIDELPTIYFRGLDNLIATARSNKVSVCLGFQDFSQLTRDYGDKESKVIQNTVGNIFSGQVVGETAKSLSERFGKVLQKRQSISINRNDTSTSISTQLDNLIPASKISTLTQGFFVGAVSDNFDQRIEQKIFHSEIVVDNAKLSTELKDYHPIPQIRSFDNEDCMKTEINKNYKKVKTDILSIITDELERIKNDPDLQHLIQ
- a CDS encoding RteC domain-containing protein, whose amino-acid sequence is MVTKTLFRKIKKLHDDLELKIHEVYDDDQDMVKVSEKSLILIDESIRTLKEMISNHHFESLSEEVYFFKKLKPEFISKFIYYSTILDLESHKPAAGKKVLKKYYEAEQEKLKNFYVSQSEFYSYYKRNASYLDHKIFVRNSYDLKMKLSFGFYNFDASFTTSHDHLIARFIANQQFDQYLKKQIENLIDTVKGKAISPLAWSASKVGLIELVYALYHMRCFNGGNIELSEVVKFVEKSLDTDLGNFHKTIFEIRNRKQGPTKFLQLVSDNLNQHFVNNESE
- a CDS encoding AraC family transcriptional regulator yields the protein MKKLNYFLVLFSAFSHFVFSQQNERTFNEIRKTYERMTIDDRDALPAVRLYISKAKKEGNYTKLIQGYRDGRQFDYNSKIKYADSAISISLTHGTKDDISKDYLSKGIIYYFYQKKYKLALNEYLKAYQYSKDSDDQYLNYKVLYHLGIVKGHLGYYDEALEHFEDCLTYYDKKLKEKNHVNDQFNYNKGYLNTLHQITIINRYLMNFTKSDSLSQLGYRLTEKDHDFALENSYFLKCIGILKFQKKNFKEARVDLEKSLPIILKRNDFAWSTVIYYYLGKISEAENDPEIAIKYYNRIDSIFEKHEFVLPEVYSSYKYLIEYYRNKDVNKQLYFTNQLLKADSIISKDYPYLSSKLHKDYDRQTLIEQKDDIEKSGKKKMIYAKILIFSGSIVLTFFVVRYRKDQKIKKQYNLLQKRIADGTYKISDIEKEELDEHSLRKTFLTPEMTLEIREKLEKFEQELQFKKKGLTQNSIAVKLGTNSHYLSVYINENKGMNFNKYMAELRINYITDLLNTNNKFLNYRIEALADECGIAARQNFSNLFYEINGIRPTDYIKKRKQELGIS